The genomic segment ATAAAACAAGGGGAGCTGACCTGATGAACAAGACACggtaaaatacacacagttgttctcccaaacacacacaaacactgtgtgaaCCAAAGTTTTCCAACCAAAGAGTTTAACCAAAGGAATTTGAATTCAGTTTTTCACAGGTAGAAATTTCGATTTATAATCTGTTGTCACATTTGGAAAAAATTTAATTATCAACGTTATCAATGTTATTTTCTGagatctcacaatgttaaagaaattttaaaaaaatctggaaGGTAGGAAATAAATCCACACCTTGGAAAAACTAAGATTGATTGTAAAGTTTTGTTCTCTCTGTACGCCTCAACTTCCAGTTCCAGTACAAAAACTGCCCCCCTCAACATCAACAAGGTCTCCAGCAGCCTGCTGAGCTTTGGCAGGAAGCTGATTGCTCCGGCCATATTGGGTGGGTCCGGCGGGATCTCGCCAATCAACAGCGAAGtacactcctcctcttcctcctcctcatctacTTCCCCCGCCTCGGCCCCTGCACCCGTCCTGCCTCACCCACTCGCTGAGCCGCCGTCAGCACACGCTCCGACGCAGACCCAGAGCCACGTCCAGAATCAGCACTATCGCCTGCTCAAGTCAGAGAGCATGCCCGTCCAACTCAGCAAAGGTGAGTGACTGGACGCGCCAGGATCTTATTTCAGGACAGCTTTCGAGGAAGCAGCTACTCATCTGCTCAGTCTGGTTTGCTGTTGTTTATCTGGTAAATAAGCTGCATGTTCACGTTAACTCCATTGCAGTTGAGCTGAATATCAGTTAATAAAAGGACTGCACGATTAatcatcattttcattcacGATCTCGATTCACACCCCTCTTCaatctttattttatatgacAACCATTCTGCTAAGTTTGCATTGGCAGGGAGATCCGCTCCCCTACCTGTTACACCATATGATGATCTATTGCTCACAAATTGATCTAGAATctgatttgaaaaaacaaaatcgTAATTCACCTATTATTCGTATTGTGCAGCTCTGGTCGGTCATTGGTTTGTTTGGCTTTGGCATCATCAGCCTCTCCTGTGTGTTAGATGCAGTTTCAGGTGAAGCGTCTCAGGTCTCCCTCCCAGCCCcgactcacactgacacacaaggTAACTGCTGCCACGGCAACCGCTTGTGTGATTCACCAACCCCGTCCTCCGCCATTCGCTTGCGCTTGTTGCACGTCTGCATGGAAAGTTTGTCGTTGTTTGGtcagctgttgttgctgctgctttgtacAGTATTAGAGTAAATGAATATAGCATGTGATACTGAAGGgtgaccagcagagggagatCACAGCTTGCCTCAACAGTGGAAATGAAGCCGATGGCACAGACACATCATGGACTTTTATGTCTTCTGCCTTTATTGCTTTTAAACTTGTGATCAGGCACCTATGTGCTTTGTTTTGAAAGTGGAAAAGGTTGCTGATGTCGTCTGTCACATCGTTTGCAAGTTTCCACATGTCCTTTTAATTACACAGAAACtcaaacacagattttttttttttatcctgtgcTTTGCCAATGGAATCCAGAATAATTATAGACCAGTAGTCTTTTAGTATAATTAGTTAATACATTAATAAATGGAAAATGGTATCAGATATTTGCATTTGCATGATGAGGACTAATTCAAAAATCAGCAGTGGCcaatcagagctgctgctgctgctgctccatggGTTTGACATAATTGAATCATCAGGTGACATAGTACTTACACATCTTTGCACTAGTTAAATGGAAATTCTAAAAGTCATTTAGtattctgttttaaaataaatatattcatcaTTTGAGAgtcattcattttcaattttaattatctatttaattaaacaatttttttatttggattaatAACTTTAAAAGTCTATATATTATGCCTCCAGGCTTCACATTCTTCTTGAACTCTTCCACTCTTTAATTTCAATTATTGGATATTAAAATGCTTTAGCTATAATATCAGTATTTCTTTAAACCAGTttacctcttcctcctctctctctctctctctctctctcagggcaAAGCTCCAGGACAGTCAGCTCCTCTCCGAGCATAGAAAGTCTCACTGGTGGGCGGGCTCAGTCCACCGCCTCTCCgccccttcctccctccagaGGCAGTGACGTCAGCACTTCCTCACCTCCACTTTCTGCCACCAAGAAAGACTCTTTCTTCCACATCACTCGCTCTCGCTCCCACAGCAAGACCATTGGCAAGAAGGAGTCGGTGAGCTGTTCGCTTTGTCAGACCCGTCGTTTTTTACTCGGCCTGTCAGAGTTGTGtgtcatcttcctctctctgtcactaaGCCCTTTTTGTCCCTCTCtaatctgttgtgtttgtgtacttaaGTGTTTACTTGTGTGTATTATCAATAGGAGGATGATCTGGAAGCCCAGGTATCTTTCCTCCAGGGACAGATCAACGACCTGGAAGCCATGAGCAAATACTGTGCCAAGATGATGAACGCACACATCTGTGAGTTTAGCTGTAGATCTGCTGCAATTATTAATCATAGTAATCTTTCATTTTGCTTCCCTGTTGGGAATCTTTTAATTTGATCCGTTGATTACAGACAGTTTAAGATACAATATACGTGTTGCATTCCATCGTATTGCTAAGTGGGCATAATGTTGGACAAAGATTTTCAGACTCCAAGTTGATCAGATTATAAATTCATCCGAATCTGAAGAATCACGTAGATGATGTCATAGCTCATTAACTATATGTCCACAGGTAAAATCCAGGAAGTGATTCTGCAAGAAAACCTGGAGAAAGAGGATGAGGTCCTGGTGTCACTAGCTGGTCTCAAACAGGTCAGTCCAATCTATGTGTGGGTACGGACAATGAGCATTAACGTTTGGTCTTAACGCTTGTaacattttctgctttgtgCGTTGATCCTGTCAGATCAAAGACATTCTGAAGGGGGCGTTGCGCTTCAACCAAAGTCAGCTGGAGGCGGAGGAAAACGAGGAGATCACGATTGCCGATGATCACTACAcctccactgcagctgctgaaacCGCTCTAGCTGCCATCAATCACCATGGCGACCGCAAACAGAAAGTTAGCAGCAGGCAGAGCCGGGACTCTGATCTGGAAGGCAGTGCGAGCACggatgagaaagaggagcaggaggagcaggccGTGACTCCACCTGAGCAACAGGTTAATAGTTGATCAGTCATCTTCAAAGCTTTCAAGTTAAGAGCCCCACACTTATTTTAGCTGTGTTACTATTAACTACATAACACTCAGTGTTTAAAGATTAGTTTGGGTTTTTCTAATTGTCTGAAGTTTTTGATTCAGTATTTAATACTTCTTtaaaatctgatctgattgaatttttatgaaacatttttcCAATGGGCCAAATTTTGTATCACATGGTCTAATTCTGCAAAGAATACAGAATCACATCCTCCCtgatgtcagatttttttttttttacctttggaTACTTTGTGCTTGAAGACTAAACAAGCAGCAGAGAGCAATTATGCAGCTTTTACTCATGCACACAATTTTTAACTTACGAGCAGGTGGCGTCTTTCCCCGGCTCAGAGGGTAAAAACTGGGACGACTATATCCTCGTGTCCCAGGATGGGGACCTGCAGGCTCCTGAGGggggaggagcagaaggaggaagagcCGCAGCTGAGCAGACCCCTCCGATCAGGCGAGGGCGCGGCCTGGTACGTATGGAACCCGAGGGCGCAGCTGGGACCTTCCACGACCCGCTGATGGCCGGCATCACCTCAGGCTCCTCGAGCCCGGACGAGGGCTCCACCCACAGCAAGGACTCTGACTTCACCATCGTCAACCCGAACGACCTGTGAACAAGCAAATCCcgcctctcttcctcctctttttcttcctcttcttattCCTGTATCATTTCCCCCTTTGAGGATGTGATCAAAGAAAACTGACTCTGGGTCAGAGAGGGGAACCTTGCAGTTTTGGGTGGATCACCACTGGAGCTGCGGTCAGCTAGAATATTGCACATGTGGACTGTGACACTTTAAGTCAAATACCTTATACTCCGTCTCTTTAACTGTCATCTGTGCCACTTCAGTCCTGTCTGAGCTAATGCTATGTTGATGCGATCTGCCTAATGCCCATCTCCTCATTCATTGTGTCCTGTCACTCATTTCATTGTAGTGCCCTGctccacagagagagggagccaCTGTTCTGCTTTTAACCGTGTCACTACATGATTACTCTGAAAAGCTGGACCTGAAACTGCAGTTTACTGTTAGGGAAGGACACTCTTCCCCTGAGCCTGCTGTACTGATAGAGTGTGATACTCTGTTTCTTCTCAATGTGGAGATCTggcctgtctgtgtttttatgtttgtctaCGTCCTCACAGAGGAAGCGCTCTCCTCTGACTCTGAAAACAACAGGATAACGTTTTCCTGTCAGTCGTCGAGAGCAGCTTTCTCCCCCTCCCAAACCAGTGCCTATGACCATTAATCTTCTCTCAACCAAACAAAACCTGACTCTGtgatcttcttctttttttgttcgattttttaaaagaatatttttaACCCTTAAACATTTGGTTTCCTggataaaatgattaaattatgGAATACATctgttttcccccctttttgtttttaaaatcgaTCCCAATGTGGACATTTTAATGTGGAAACTGACACTTCTCATTTCTCACATTACAACTAAGTTGTTCATCGTGGAAACCATGTAAAGCAGCGCACACAAAGAATGTCCCTCTAGCTGCTCGTTCAGCATAATTAACTCTAGACgaataaaatgacattgctCTTGCTACACACTGAAGTTAACACGTTTGTTTGGGGAATGCTTTGCCTGCTTACGAGAGAATGACGCAAACCTTTATGTGTAAGCATCCAGGCTGAACAGTTGGTTTACGACCATATTTCatcaatactcacattattgttttactttctcACGAGAAACTGCAAAGAAAAGCTCAACACAAGATACAAAGCTGGTGACGAGCTTTCATGAATGTCACAGTTATTGTACCGCACCAGATATATGAGGAGTGTGGATAAACCTCACTTGTTTGCCTCTCGGTGATAGTGATGCTTTGGGTTTAATGCTAATATAAGCATGCTAACATCACTCACTTCACTTTTATAGATAACATTTGTTAATTAGCACCAAACCCAAAGGCTGTTGGAAGCGTCATTTGTTTTACAGGTAATTCTCCATAAACCCCAAATTAATATTTCGAGTTATAGTTTATCCTGACGGTGACACAAATATCTGCCAAATGATTGAAAGTTGTCCGATAGGTGTAGACGCTCCAAACCACAAAAATAACCCAGTGAATGCACAAATCTTCTAAGCAGTTCTTTCAATGGTTATTAAGAAATTTCAGTCTGGATCAAAGTGATGATCCGAACACTGAAACCGTTTAATCTCATCTCTGCcaaggaggatatgttttcacCTCTACGTTGCTTGGTTGGTtggatggtttgtttgtttgtgagcaagattacgtAAAAAGTATTAGGaggatcaaaataaaaatctggctCTAGTTTATCAATGTGAACATTTACAATTTCATGACAACGTGGCAAACCCCTGCTGATGGAGACGATGTGATAAAATCAAAAGTTCAATAAGATATGAATTCTGGGATCATATGTCACAAAAAAGATCCAAATAATTCTCATGTCTGTTGGTCGAGATTGTGTCTTTAATCATCTGAAGCTTTCAATGGAGGCTTACTGGAGCTTTTATCTGCAGCACCATAGGTTTAATTTCCCATACACAGCAGATGAGTGTCCCCAGCTGTCATCAGGCCTCGTGACATGTGTCCGTATGAATGAATGCCCATCAGCGTGAAGCTCTTGCAGCAgaaacagtaacacacacattatgtcATTTGAAAACTAGTTTATTTCTAATATCTCCATCCTGACTGAAGAGGAAGGCGATCACCACAGCTGAACACGTTGAGCATCATCTTCTGCACCGATAACTTCTTTACTGGAATGTTTTCATTTAGCATCAATAACTTATGGTAAACTATGCTCCACAgcaaaaaatgaaagaatattACATAATAAAATACTGTACAGTGTTTTGCAAACAAATGAAGCACTTGGCAACAAAACAGCATTTTGTGTTCCCTAGAGGCATTTACATTTAGTTATGGAGATGTGGCAggtaacatttttattttcttatatttacCAGGATCGCTtcaggaaaatagaaaaatatagaaTACTGTATGGAAGATGATATTTAAAGGGTGAAGTGGAGGATTTTTCTGGCAGGACAGAAAGGATGAGAGACATACAGGGGCTGCACTTGTCCGAGAGCTGCAATATTAAAACATCCTCCTTATCCTGATATTGCTGGAGACTGTAGCAGCTTAGTGAAATGAGGTTCAGCTCAAAGAGTTAGAATATTgtgaaaaagtattttcatcaggtatttaagaaagtgaaaattttacatattctgaaaataaagtgaaaataaatgattccCCTTTTTGCTGGTGGTCACTAGACCCGACTTTGAGAACTCCTGGCCAAAACTCATTAAACaaaaattttaatttcaaaaattACAGCCTACaactaaaaataaacatatccCAAATTATAACAATATTTCAATTTGAGTGAGAGTACattactattatatatatacagtataaatactGTGTATCTCTCGGTGTAGTTAAGTTCACAGAACCACAATCATGGGAAACGGAAATGATCATTGATAGGGAGGAAAAGCTACAGGAGGTCATCGCTGGCTGTTCACAGAGAGCTGTATCAATGCAAGTTCATGGAAAGTTGGCTGGAAGGGAAAATGTGCTCAAGCAACAGGGATGACTGCAGCCTTGACAAGATTTTCAAGTTGAATCAAGAACTTGGGAGAGCCTCACAAGGAGCCTCATGGCTCTTCACACACAGACGTCTTCAGGAAACTGTTGCGTTCCTCTGATGGTTTTAGAACGTAAGACAAGATGGCTAACGTCCCTTATGTGTTTGAAGGTCTTCCTGCATTAGCTTGAAGTTAAGTTCCAACCACCAGCAGACGTAAGCAACCACGATGTTTTTGACATCTTCAGTTCTGTACCTTATTGGTTTTTTAACCACAAGACACCGTCTGATAAGGAAGGCCCCCCACAGGCTGATCAGACGACGGATGTTGCACCCTGCAGTCTACCTCCACTGGGCTGACTATTGCTTTCAGCCATGCTGTGGTGCTTCAGCTGTCATCTCTGCAACTCAGAGCCTCTTCCTCTCATTCCTGATCAAGAGACAACAGAACAAGCATCTTACCTGGGCCAAGGAAAAAGAACTAGTCTGCAGCTCAGTGGTCCAAAGTCCACTTTTCAGATGCAGTAATTCCTTTTTTGATGATCTTtggaaatatttgaatatttttcaaatgcTGGATGCTGTGAtaatcaaaattaaaacaaagtaaGGCTTGAATATATGAAAGGTTTtctattaaaattatatttttaaaaaattacttTTTCGCGATACTCTGGAGATATTCTTTGAGTTGCATCTGCACGAGCTGCCAACATTTGGAGGAGGCCGTTCTTCAAAAGGTTTTCCTAACATCTTCTGGCTCTTATTTCTACGTCTCAAATCTCAGAAACATTGCACATTAGAAgaggataataataatttggtgTATTTACAGTTTCATACAGTACTAACAGCTGAACCTTGGctttaaatcaaaatacattCAACTCCTTCATTGTCATTCATCTTCCCGCCTCCTTACAGCGGCCTCTGACGTCTACAGCGACAGAAGCGTAGACAGCGTTTTTGAAGTATTACATTCATCAACTTGTCTGttccttctttttaaaaacagggtACTTGCTATTTAATCCCCGCAAAATTATAAATCCGAGACATTTGAAGGCTTTGTCACAGCAGCTACAGCTAAGGTGTGGTCATGTATCCTCTCTCCGTCACTTGCTATGCCGAGGCTCCTCCAGTACTTGTGGTGGCTTTGTCCTCCTGGCCTCTTCGCGTTTGGGACCGGACCCTCGTCACCCCCTGACTCTCTTTGCTGAGGTTTCCGGTCAGAGCCGCGTCGTGGACCTGCTTCGTGTTCTCCTGGACTTCAGCCTTGGCCCGCTTCAGCAGGTCGGACTGGCCCTGGGTGTGAGAAGGGAGAGGAAAAGGGGAGATCAGGAGGGAGGACACAATGAAGCAGGGAGCGACGGGGACAAAGGGTTgaagtggagggagggaggttgaAAGAGCAAAGAGATGAGCAAAACAGCTTCAGGCAAAAACAAGTTGTAATGGTCTAACTCCTGAGGCTGTTTGGGTTTATATGAGTGAGTatatgagcgtgtgtgtgtgtgtgttgctgaccTTAAGGATGGTGATGTTCCAGCTGAAACTTTCCAGCGCTCGGGTGACCTTGCAACCTTTCAGCCCCTCCTTCACTGCCAGGCTCTGCAGCTTCTCGTGAAACTCCATCGCTAGAGtcgaacatgcacacacacacacacacacacacacacacacacacacacagacgtcgGATTTACTTTATTCTTACTTTCACCTTAACGAGAGTAACTACTTGTCTAaacctaacccttaccctaaactTAGCAATAAcataaccttaaccttaacctttaCCTTTACCTTTACCTAAACccaaccttaaaacatgtcttgtATGTAatgattcatgtttgtgtgtgtgtgtgtgtgtgtgtgtgatcactaAAACTTACGCATAAACAAGAGTGAATCACTTTTGTATTCATGACTGATAGTAACACTAGTAGTGTTATTGCTTTGTGAAAGTATTTGAGATTCAGTAGGTGGTTCCCACACAGTACAGGACACACTCAGTAAACTCAATCTTTTCTATccctttttatcttttgttctCGCTCTTATCTCAACTGTCATTTTTCCTTTACCACGCTGTCAAGGTCCCAATAATCACATATTCTGATACCCCATATCTGATTATTGAtctgtctgcctgtgttccTCAAACCAATCATAGACTTTCCATTGTCCACCTGTAGGTTTTAATATACCACCACCAGGAGAGTCTCTTCTATCTCCCATCTTCATGGGCCTAATGCCACATCGAGTCTAATTGGTTCTTTCTCTTCTAATCTCAGTACATATTGTTATATGTGTCTAATTCATCTTAATCTTTACACTAGATGCCGACTGTGGAGCAACATGAGTGAACCAATGGGCTGCAAATGGCACTTTAAGTATCAGCCGTCACAGAGATGTGTGATGAAAAATTAAAAGGATGTAAAGTGGATGTAAAATCTGTGCGACAGATGAAGAAAGatacagagatagagagagagagaaagagagaaagagagaaagcagcATCAGAGTCAGGCCGCCGGCTagccagtgtgtgtgcgcgtgtgtgtgtgcgccatggagttgtgttgtgtgtctggcTTCCTCTGGCCGCCCAGGGCCACTGTcccactgttaccatggaaacccGGAAGTGGGTTAACACAGGGCACACATCACTTTGAGCCATCGAGAGCCACAGACATTAAACATGCCAAGTTGgggacctcacacacacagacacacacacagacacacagtaaaCAGACTGAATGAGAGTATAATTTACCAGTTAATCAAGTTTATCCTGCTCTGTCATTAAATGTCtgcaaacatgaacacacacctgcacacacacgcgtgcaTGTTGTGTTATTACAGCTtcccatccacaaacacacacttacagaagTTGCCTGAATAATAACCTTTACCATGTGTTGCTAGGCAACTCGAAGCCTACGTGCcaatatagtgtgtgtgtgtgtgtgtctatttcactgtgaaaccaagcaaagaagatggagagaacatTATTTCCAGGCCAATACTGGGACAGTTTGCACGCACACAccaaaagacaaagagacagggGCCAATCAGGAAGAGTAGCAGGAAGGGCTTCACCTTCACTTTCACTCCTCTCTCCGAAACTTTGATGTGAAAGATGTGACTTCTGCCTTGAAACACTCTATATGAATATCTGATGAACTGTGAAATCTATATCGCCTGATGTAACTCTCACCACTGTACAGTTCAGGGCCccggaggaggagcagctgctcaGCTGAggttcttaaaggttcagttcaCCGAACAGACAAACATACCAGGAGGGAAGTCCCATTCTTCCACAAGATATCACCACATGCCGTCATACATTGCTCCAACATCTGCCCCAGGTCCTC from the Paralichthys olivaceus isolate ysfri-2021 chromosome 20, ASM2471397v2, whole genome shotgun sequence genome contains:
- the tbc1d5 gene encoding TBC1 domain family member 5 isoform X1, with the translated sequence MQHPNFETRHPLQTDEQQETGFDPLQNFNKNHSRGSLDSSSYSQSQSTFLSYRNEWDDLFLNSNYLARIRQAGINGRLRSSRFRSVCWKLYLEALPEDKGQWINKTKELRARYEKIKETHITNPRKAAGQQDLVVNNPLSQDEGSLWNKFFQDKELKGMVKQDVLRTFPEIRYFQDEDVRTKLTDILFCYARENEQLLYKQGMHELLAPIVFVLHCDHQAFQHASETASPSEEMKCLLDPEYLEHDAYAMFSQLMDTAEPWFSSFEREVRKGKEEMLTSIPFARPQDSGPSVAIVTKVNRIQDQLVKKHDVELHMHVNRLEIAPQIYGIRWVRLLFGREFPLQDLLVVWDALFADSITLDLVDYIFVAMLLYIRDALIASNFQTCLGLLMHYPPIGDINALLQKALFLRDPKNNPRPVNYQFQQNLDYYKTRGADLMNKTRSSTKTAPLNINKVSSSLLSFGRKLIAPAILGGSGGISPINSEVHSSSSSSSSTSPASAPAPVLPHPLAEPPSAHAPTQTQSHVQNQHYRLLKSESMPVQLSKDAVSGEASQVSLPAPTHTDTQGQSSRTVSSSPSIESLTGGRAQSTASPPLPPSRGSDVSTSSPPLSATKKDSFFHITRSRSHSKTIGKKESEDDLEAQVSFLQGQINDLEAMSKYCAKMMNAHICKIQEVILQENLEKEDEVLVSLAGLKQIKDILKGALRFNQSQLEAEENEEITIADDHYTSTAAAETALAAINHHGDRKQKVSSRQSRDSDLEGSASTDEKEEQEEQAVTPPEQQVASFPGSEGKNWDDYILVSQDGDLQAPEGGGAEGGRAAAEQTPPIRRGRGLVRMEPEGAAGTFHDPLMAGITSGSSSPDEGSTHSKDSDFTIVNPNDL
- the tbc1d5 gene encoding TBC1 domain family member 5 isoform X2, translating into MQHPNFETRHPLQTDEQQETGFDPLQNFNKNHSRGSLDSSSYSQSQSTFLSYRNEWDDLFLNSNYLARIRQAGINGRLRSSRFRSVCWKLYLEALPEDKGQWINKTKELRARYEKIKETHITNPRKAAGQQDLVVNNPLSQDEGSLWNKFFQDKELKGMVKQDVLRTFPEIRYFQDEDVRTKLTDILFCYARENEQLLYKQGMHELLAPIVFVLHCDHQAFQHASETASPSEEMKCLLDPEYLEHDAYAMFSQLMDTAEPWFSSFEREVRKGKEEMLTSIPFARPQDSGPSVAIVTKVNRIQDQLVKKHDVELHMHVNRLEIAPQIYGIRWVRLLFGREFPLQDLLVVWDALFADSITLDLVDYIFVAMLLYIRDALIASNFQTCLGLLMHYPPIGDINALLQKALFLRDPKNNPRPVNYQFQQNLDYYKTRGADLMNKTRSSTKTAPLNINKVSSSLLSFGRKLIAPAILGGSGGISPINSEVHSSSSSSSSTSPASAPAPVLPHPLAEPPSAHAPTQTQSHVQNQHYRLLKSESMPVQLSKGQSSRTVSSSPSIESLTGGRAQSTASPPLPPSRGSDVSTSSPPLSATKKDSFFHITRSRSHSKTIGKKESEDDLEAQVSFLQGQINDLEAMSKYCAKMMNAHICKIQEVILQENLEKEDEVLVSLAGLKQIKDILKGALRFNQSQLEAEENEEITIADDHYTSTAAAETALAAINHHGDRKQKVSSRQSRDSDLEGSASTDEKEEQEEQAVTPPEQQVASFPGSEGKNWDDYILVSQDGDLQAPEGGGAEGGRAAAEQTPPIRRGRGLVRMEPEGAAGTFHDPLMAGITSGSSSPDEGSTHSKDSDFTIVNPNDL